From Penicillium psychrofluorescens genome assembly, chromosome: 6, one genomic window encodes:
- a CDS encoding uncharacterized protein (ID:PFLUO_009538-T1.cds;~source:funannotate), translating to MAFRVPTQLPRRRTSYSTPQPPPTLEIPSTSVEQPEDDTTQWVLFSPTARTHTTSTEHTRTAGGSRLSDFGSFDTATRSAAANDEPEDALDEPLDEDGTELDSLDDGLPDFRTPSLPPSSPTRFDQGPPAMLPAHDGLGSFQASSQQVQDHLWQHEMHNPQRRSHDQLHHRRHSSVQRHLDTVDEGEADVERQRWQRIEQWRMDQSRALMQEIERATHRRQNSRTSLSSMRHSRDSVSQSPSAVVASTGLEAETDESFWRRITRKVIRDLIGIDDSLLSVIFGESLPEDVQTHEGRISEQTRQERLDMETVLARETGPEHEDPPLWQMRVLQRIAHELGVFVHQLCDHPGAFTTYLNMTRDIRAEYAGMPLDRLADSTTTRAASESIAPTSTNTAASDSMPSPHFMPTLHDPNREHAAEWGIEEDDPTTNDPLSESSRVHQEQEYWERGLDVMMVFRYLRNRFSRRGYMTDAHSSSQARHPSLQDASRRAAIIRQHHPLVARAHTRSQTQTRRTHLSGAAGVSSPLLRPHLRRPSSSCASQSKLSAISSRRTLTGSSRNYWDIGGSVDSSSAIGVGAGLGAWGEA from the coding sequence atggcctTCCGCGTCCCAACCCAACTGCCTCGTCGCAGGACCTCCTACTCGACTCCCCAACCTCCTCCAACCCTCGAGATCCCTTCTACCTCTGTGGAACAGCCTGAAGACGATACAACCCAATGGGTACTGTTCTCCCCGACCGCTCGCACGCACACGACCTCGACCGAGCACACGCGCACTGCGGGGGGCTCACGCCTGAGCGATTTTGGCTCCTTCGACACGGCCACACGCTCCGCAGCTGCAAACGATGAGCCAGAAGATGCCCTGGACGAACCACTCGACGAGGATGGTACCGAACTGGACAGCCTGGACGATGGTCTGCCGGACTTTCGGACCCCTTCGCTACCGCCGTCTTCCCCCACTCGCTTTGACCAAGGGCCACCTGCGATGcttccagcccatgatggTCTGGGCAGTTTCCAGGCATCCAGCCAGCAGGTCCAGGACCATTTGTGGCAGCATGAGATGCACAACCCCCAACGAAGGTCACATGACCAActacatcatcgccgtcattCCAGCGTGCAACGACATCTGGACACggtcgacgagggcgaggccgATGTCgagcggcagcggtggcagCGGATTGAACAATGGCGCATGGATCAGAGCCGGGCTCTGATGCAGGAGATCGAACGCGCGACTCATCGTCGGCAGAATAGCCGGACCAGTCTTTCGAGTATGCGGCACTCGCGAGACAGCGTTTCTCAGTCCCCCTCCGCGGTGGTCGCCTCTACAGGGCTTGAGGCTGAAACAGATGAGTCGTTCTGGCGGCGCATTACCCGGAAAGTCATCCGTGATCTTATCGGGATTGACGATTCACTACTTTCGGTCATCTTTGGTGAATCGTTACCCGAGGACGTCCAGACTCATGAGGGTCGCATCTCGGAGCAGACTCGGCAGGAACGGCTGGACATGGAGACGGTGCTTGCTCGTGAAACGGGGCCTGAACACGAGGATCCGCCGCTGTGGCAGATGCGAGTGCTTCAACGCATTGCTCACGAGCTGGGTGTGTTCGTACACCAGCTCTGCGATCACCCAGGTGCATTTACAACATATCTAAACATGACGAGGGATATCCGCGCCGAATACGCTGGCATGCCTCTCGATCGCTTGGCAGATAGCACTACCACCCGGGCTGCAAGTGAATCCATTGCTCCAACTTCAACAAACACCGCTGCCAGCGACTCCATGCCCTCCCCACACTTCATGCCTACGCTCCATGACCCGAACCGCGAACATGCCGCCGAGTGGGGcattgaagaagacgacccCACAACCAACGACCCACTCTCCGAATCCTCACGCGTGCACCAGGAACAAGAGTATTGGGAGCGTGGTCTCGATGTCATGATGGTCTTCCGATATCTTCGCAACCGCTTCAGCCGGCGTGGCTACATGACAGACGCGCATTCGTCCTCCCAAGCCCGTCACCCTTCGTTACAAGACGCGTCCCGCCGCGCTGCGATCATccgccaacatcatccgctCGTCGCTCGCGCGCACACTCGGTCCCAGACACAAACCCGTCGCACTCATCTAtccggcgccgccggcgtctCATCACCTCTACTGCGGCCACATCTTCGACGACCCAGttccagctgcgccagccaAAGCAAGCTATCAGCTATCTCCAGTCGACGGACCTTGACCGGATCCAGCCGCAACTACTGGGACATCGGTGGCAGTGTTGACAGCAGCAGTGCCATTGGCGTGGGTGCAGGCTTGGGAGCATGGGGCGAGGCATAG
- a CDS encoding uncharacterized protein (ID:PFLUO_009539-T1.cds;~source:funannotate) — protein sequence MPEKVHTVFADSDNEATPKAIGPVSRDADSSRKKKRSTKRKRDEPAEASPPAGEPAVKPPPKPMAPKAPSPEDPPTQKNGVNVKPRPKGRPQAKSNHLSDTKPNFTNLREKANALYELRRKLPIFGHADEIRRNLREQDVMLLVGETGSGKSTQIPQFLVNEFWCRPSTAPITQEDGTTKEVTVGGCIAITQPRRVAAISLARRVAEEMGTPLGSSSPASKVGYSVRFDTSTSPSTRIKFLTEGMLLQEMLHDPSLTRYSAIVVDEVHERGINVDLVLGFLRNLVSGKREGRGGVPLKVAVMSATADMESLQGFFQEGYKMQAEDRKETQKDISVCRIKGRQFPVKMIYSPEPVHDFIDAALKAIFQIHYKEPIPGDILVFLTGQETVEALEHLINEYAIGMDPSLPRIQVLPLFAALPQAAQQRVFLPTPPRTRKIVLSTNIAETSVTVSGVRYVVDCGKAKIKQFRTRLGLDSLLVKPISKSAAIQRQGRAGREAPGQCFRLYTEKDYLALEETNPPEILRCDLSQALLNMKARGVDDIVRFPFLTRPPREALEKALLQLLNIDALEASGTISAVGLHIAKLPLTPTLGRVLLAAAENGADCLTDVIDIISCLSVENIFLNTTSEEKKEAAEAARRDLYRREGDHLTMLATVRAYATENADRKAWTERHLVSHRAMQSVMDVRKQLRMQCRQSKLLPSDAIDDSPSRDPSPVLILQSFLCGFATNTARLVPDGSYRTVVGNQTVAIHPSSVLFGKKVEAIMYNEFVFTNRSYARGVSAVQMDWVGEALAGK from the exons ATGCCCGAGAAGGTCCATACCGTCTTTGCTGACTCGGATAATGAAGCGACACCCAAGGCGATTGGGCCAGTGTCTCGGGACGCAGACAGCagccgcaagaagaagcgaagCACGAAGCGGAAACGCGACGAACCGGCCGAAGCCTCTCCTCCGGCAGGCGAACCGGCAGTGAAACCTCCCCCAAAGCCTATGGCTCCCAAAGCGCCTAGCCCTGAAGATCCGCCGACACAAAAAAATGGAGTCAATGTCAAACCACGGCCCAAAGGGAGACCCCAAGCTAAATCCAACCACCTGAGCGACACGAAACCCAATTTCACGAACCTACGAGAAAAAGCCAATGCATTGTACGAGCTCCGACGGAAACTGCCCATCTTCGGGCATGCCGATGAGATCCGTCGGAATTTGCGAGAGCAAGACgtgatgctgctggtggGTGAGACAGGTAGCGGAAAAAGTACGCAGATCCCCCAGTTTCTCGTCAATGAGTTCTGGTGTCGACCGAGCACTGCCCCAATCACACAAGAAGACGGCACAACGAAGGAGGTAACGGTCGGAGGATGCATTGCCATCACGCAGCCACGTCGAGTCGCGGCCATCTCGCTTGCGCGGCgcgtggcggaggagatgggcaCGCCGCTGGGATCATCGTCGCCTGCCAGCAAGGTCGGGTACTCGGTGCGGTTTGACACGTCGACCTCACCGAGTACGCGGATCAAATTCTTGACGGAGGGAATGCTGCTCCAGGAGATGCTACATGATCCGTCTCTCACTCGGTACAGCGCGATTGTGGTCGATGAAGTCCACGAGAGGGGCATCAATGTTGATTTGGTACTTGGATTCCTGCGCAACCTGGTGTCCGGCAAGCGTGAGGGTCGGGGTGGGGTGCCGTTGAAGGTCGCGGTTATGAGTGCTACGGCCGACATGGAGAGCTTACAGggcttcttccaggaaggATACAAGATGCAGGCTGAGGACCGGAAGGAAACGCAAAAGGACATATCGGTCTGCCGCATCAAGGGCCGGCAGTTCCCCGTCAAGATGATCTATTCGCCGGAGCCGGTGCATGATTTCATCGATGCGGCGCTCAAGGCCATCTTCCAGATTCACTACAAAGAGCCGATCCCCGGTGATATTTTGGTTTTCCTGACCGGCCAGGAAACCGTGGAGGCTTTAGAGCATCTCATCAATGAATACGCCATAGGAATGGACCCTTCACTCCCACGGATTCAAGTCTTGCCGCTGTTCGCTGCGCTGCCTCAAGCTGCACAGCAACGGGTCTTCCTACCCACGCCGCCACGCACACGCAAGATTGTCCTATCGACGAACATCGCCGAAACATCCGTCACGGTGTCTGGGGTGCGGTATGTGGTGGACTGCGGCAAAGCCAAAATCAAGCAGTTCCGCACTCGCCTGGGCTTGGATTCCCTGCTGGTCAAGCCTATCTCCAAGTCGGCTGCTATTCAGCGGCAAGGTCGCGCTGGCCGTGAAGCACCGGGACAGTGTTTCCGCCTCTACACCGAAAAGGATTACCTGGCACTAGAGGAAACGAACCCACCGGAGATTCTGCGCTGCGATCTCAGCCAGGCGCTACTGAACATGAAAGCGCGCGGCGTCGACGACATCGTGCGGTTCCCCTTCCTCACTCGGCCGCCTCGCGAAGCACTTGAGAAAGCGCTGTTGCAACTACTTAATATCGACGCCCTCGAAGCGTCCGGCACGATCAGCGCGGTCGGCCTGCACATCGCCAAACTACCCCTCACCCCAACCCTGGGCCGGGTGctcctggcggcggcggaaAATGGGGCCGACTGCCTGACGGACGTGATCGACATTATCTCGTGCTTGAGCGTCGAAAATATCTTTCTCAATACGACCtctgaagaaaagaaggaggcAGCCGAAGCGGCGCGCCGCGACCTCTACCGGCGCGAGGGCGACCACCTCACGATGCTGGCGACGGTCCGGGCCTACGCGACAGAGAACGCCGACCGCAAGGCGTGGACGGAGCGACATCTGGTATCGCACCGGGCGATGCAATCGGTGATG GACGTCCGCAAACAACTCCGGATGCAATGCCGCCAATCCAAATTGCTCCCCAGCGATGCCATTGATGACTCGCCGTCGCGCGACCCATCGCCCGTTCTGATCCTCCAGAGCTTCCTGTGCGGGTTCGCAACCAACACGGCGCGGCTGGTGCCCGATGGCAGCTATCGCACGGTGGTGGGGAACCAGACGGTGGCGATCCATCCGTCCAGCGTGCTGTTTGGCAAGAAGGTTGAGGCGATCATGTACAACGAGTTTGTGTTTACGAACCGGAGCTATGCGCGGGGGGTGAGTGCGGTGCAGATGGACTGGGTGGgcgaggcgctggcggggAAGTAG
- a CDS encoding uncharacterized protein (ID:PFLUO_009540-T1.cds;~source:funannotate) — translation MEDNAELESFRRQWREEVSRRSKPRDGTRTTAGEAPAPPPTRFPPTRHEASDWKEVEEEDGPPPASFDPDALAQQVEPLSVEGEDGDDFTRRNIKEPSSALEHFERAVEKEAEGSLGDSLQHYRKAYRLDSSVDKTYRNKHYSHVWKKPAEPAPTTPAAPAPTQASAEEEKKLSMPDLIASFAHSPIPRADPMIENTPPPPCPIVNVPSEVLVEILGHVAVRDPATFGRMALVCKRLAYHFAHEQHVWKRVCQSSQFGFQGMHYSFSCDLHGHPTYTLGPRYTPFPENAPLEIPKPMASWSQVFQSFPRIRFTGIYISTVNYTRPGAASFYQNVSWNSPIHIVTYYRYLRFYPDGSVVSLLSTTEPVDVVPHISKENMMAARATFQKHHQRQVSTDPGQSVSGATDPVPPVAMAALKYGLRGRWHLASPVSSPETLSDDQKPAFGAQPLSDPRDLLIETEGVDPKYIYTMHLSLRSPTASRAAPNGAAPPNQSKNTKLIWKGFWSYNKLTDDWAEFGLRNDRAFVFRRVRGWGLD, via the exons ATGGAGGACAACGCCGAGCTCGAGTCCTTCCGCCGACAGTGGCGGGAGGAAGTCTCCCGTCGGTCAAAGCCCAGAGATGGAACTCGGACGACCGCAGGAGAAGCGCCTGCACCGCCACCGACACGATTCCCGCCCACGCGCCATGAGGCATCAGACtggaaggaggtggaggaggaagacggaCCACCCCCGGCCTCGTTTGACCCGGATGCACTGGCCCAACAGGTCGAGCCGCTGAGCgtggagggggaggatggcgatgatttCACCCGTCGCAATATCAAGGAGCCCAGCTCGGCACTGGAGCACTTTGAACGGGCcgtggagaaggaggccgaggggAGTCTCGGCGATAGTCTCCAGCACTACCGGAAAGCATATCGG TTGGATTCCAGCGTCGATAAGACCTATCGCAACAAGCATTACTCTCACGTATGGAAAAAGCCCGCAGAGCCTGCCCCAACAACTCCGGCAGCTCCGGCACCAACGCAAGCCTccgcagaagaagagaaaaaactGTCGATGCCAGACCTAATAGCATCATTTGCCCACTCCCCCATTCCACGGGCGGATCCAATGATCGAAAAtacaccaccgccgccttGTCCGATCGTCAATGTTCCGTCCGAAGTACTAGTCGAGATACTTGGACACGTCGCAGTGAGAGATCCGGCCACTTTCGGTcggatggcgctggtgtGCAAGCGACTGGCATATCATTTTGCCCATGAGCAACACGTCTGGAAACGGGTTTGCCAATCTTCTCAGTTCGGCTTCCAGGGAATGCATTACTCCTTCTCATGCGACTTGCACGGCCATCCCACCTACACCCTGGGTCCACGTTATACTCCGTTTCCCGAAAATGCACCATTGGAGATTCCTAAACCAATGGCCTCGTGGAGCCAGGTGTTCCAGTCGTTCCCCCGGATTCGTTTCACGGGCATCTATATCAGTACTGTCAATTACACCCGACCCGGTGCTGCATCTTTCTACCAAAATGTGTCATGGAACAGTCCAATCCACATCGTGACCTACTACCGGTACCTGCGGTTCTACCCCGATGGATCAGtcgtctctctcctttccACCACCGAGCCCGTCGATGTGGTGCCGCACATCAGCAAGGAGAACATGATGGCCGCGCGTGCTACCTTTCAAAAACATCATCAGCGCCAGGTCTCAACAGACCCTGGGCAGTCGGTCTCGGGTGCAACCGACCCGGTTCCCCCAGTAGCCATGGCGGCCCTGAAGTACGGTCTTCGCGGGCGGTGGCACTTGGCCTCACCAGTCTCGTCTCCCGAGACCTTAAGTGACGACCAGAAGCCTGCATTCGGAGCACAACCGCTCTCTGATCCGCGCGACCTTCTCATCGAAACCGAAGGCGTCGATCCCAAGTACATATACACGATGCATCTGTCCCTCCGCTCGCCGACGGCATCACGGGCTGCCCCGAACGGTGCGGCACCGCCTAATCAGTCCAAGAACACCAAGCTGATATGGAAGGGGTTCTGGAGCTATAACAAGCTCACGGACGACTGGGCGGAGTTTGGTCTGCGCAATGACCGGGCATTTGTCTTCCGCCGGGTGCGCGGCTGGGGGCTTGATTGA
- a CDS encoding uncharacterized protein (ID:PFLUO_009541-T1.cds;~source:funannotate), whose amino-acid sequence MPTELHAPSGPSGTSARISFGDTSDPSSRPSWAAAVDNSTTMAPSAGSPAASSPRDNISISQRMVSASCGNILTGLLVTPLDVVRVRLQSQSQVYNISPYTSHTTQTLKNLPPNLGITACCREVFWIGDNASICMLGPQAGAGGSHAHPAVDCAVEETQRKTFTSTFDGLRKIARNDGARALWRGLSATLMMGIPANVIYFAGYDWLRADDQSPIKQHVSDVYAPLVAGSIARIGAASAISPIEMFRTRLQATPGHGAGHFKATLQGLHQMTVANGYSSLWRGLTLTMWRDVPFSGLYWWGYEKMKEILVSTRPYAPRLPGSDPEPYSATSDFLNSFISGAVSGSIAAFVTTPFDVGKTRQQVYRHMDDGVPTGVVNRTPAPSSALIPEQLSLPRFLLHIFRVEGTAGLFRGWFARCLKVAPACAIMISTYELGKRMAREVNERRHSDSESV is encoded by the exons ATGCCGACCGAGCTGCATGCACCTTCGGGCCCTTCAGGCACCTCTGCGCGCATCAGCTTCGGAGACACTTCTGATCCCTCATCCAGGCCGTCATGGGCTGCGGCTGTTGACAACTCTACCACGATGGCGCCCTCGGCTGGATCGCCAGCTGCGAGCTCGCCGCGCGACAACATTTCTATAAGCCAGCGGATGGTTTCGGCATCATGCGGCAATATTTTGACCGGACTACTCG TTACCCCCCTAGACGTCGTCCGAGTCCGGCTGCAGTCTCAATCCCAGGTTTACAACATCTCACCATACACCTCCCACACCACCCAGACTCTCAAAAATCTACCTCCAAACCTTGGAATCACCGCCTGCTGCCGGGAGGTGTTTTGGATCGGAGACAATGCATCGATCTGCATGCTAGGCCCCCAAGCCGGCGCAGGTGGCAGCCATGCACACCCGGCGGTTGACTGCGCAGTGGAGGAAACACAGCGCAAGACTTTTACGTCTACTTTTGACGGACTACGCAAGATCGCGCGGAACGATGGTGCACGGGCGCTCTGGCGCGGGCTCAGTGCCACGCTGATGATGGGCATTCCGGCCAACGTCATATACTTTGCCGGGTATGACTGGTTGCGCGCGGACGACCAGAGTCCCATCAAGCAGCATGTTTCCGATGTGTACGCTCCGTTGGTGGCCGGCTCAATAGCCCGAATCGGAGCCGCTTCGGCTATCAGTCCCATCGAGATGTTCCGGACCCGCCTCCAGGCAACGCCCGGCCATGGCGCTGGCCATTTCAAGGCTACCCTGCAGGGTCTTCACCAGATGACGGTGGCAAATGGTTACAGCTCTCTTTGGCGCGGCCTGACGCTCACCATGTGGCGGGATGTGCCCTTCTCGGGCCTGTACTGGTGGGGATACGaaaagatgaaggagatTCTCGTGTCCACGCGTCCATACGCTCCGCGTCTGCCGGGCTCGGACCCGGAGCCTTATTCGGCCACCTCGGATTTCCTGAATAGTTTTATCTCCGGTGCGGTGTCAGGGTCGATTGCTGCTTTTGTGACCACTCCGTTCGACGTGGGCAAGACGCGGCAGCAAGTGTATCGCCACATGGACGACGGTGTCCCTACCGGAGTTGTCAACCGCACTCCCGCGCCTTCAAGCGCGCTCATCCCGGAGCAACTCTCTCTCCCGAGATTTCTGCTGCATATCTTCCGCGTAGAAGGCACCGCCGGCCTCTTCCGGGGCTGGTTCGCGCGTTGCTTGAAAGTCGCGCCGGCTTGCGCCATCATGATCTCGACCTATGAGCTGGGCAAACGCATGGCGCGGGAAGTCAACGAGCGGCGACACAGTGATTCCGAGTCTGTGTAG
- a CDS encoding uncharacterized protein (ID:PFLUO_009542-T1.cds;~source:funannotate), which produces MGPEPLSSRGPLFEVIQVAPDTNVDIVAVPAIGADHRKAWTPPRSRCWLETDSFQHMPRARVLLYDQGELHDGDTLDVLGRRFLHQLLHERKHSNPRRPIFFICHSTGGLVVKQALALAARPESHPAILTSCHGIAFLATPHQGSTYLSADEYEASIGRLLHLRQAIPRSVRDQLRPRQQGLWHLSNQFKAMSADMKVWTFLETVDSTLRIVDTESANSTDFHAPITSIRSGLLDIEHEKEVPMATDHAGTASFQGQESALESFLTNLGSAVTTAVMLSREKDTPLEVEKEVMIQVNGFFEDPSLGVSDETPLKLWSTNISLEEYLTDGPSACLRDRLKRASKRQSGGFDDSSLSSHGTRHSVSHIPVPETGHLNEPESHHEERPSRPPLIRQSHSFAGSGPQSPEIHITGPLNRETSESPPPPAARKRQNSITRALNPLLFKYHKRTTSDSSSQTGESSSRPPSQSGFLSIPISTRDRINQDVESSDIPRSVPRFDRPEPDTEKLLWIHVPYTHTGWVSQVIRQACHDRHEPDFLRKFVNEENWYSNLNRARHSEPHARFVRPKCIHSRHMDDLKGTKAEDADDPQLALYVPYLHWDTYRNLIQRRKVVEQRLAQGRTIPVPSRISQSSQEAQLIWKYLGCEPPVHFRRTLDQFGYPNLRSTVARDDDQMLWKRTRKTVRVDDQLREYLEPQQGELDDSDAEEFMDGKVLMVDQLWLWIVDEKTIVTFFPNQEATTSEGKLYEQSNLHSSIYNELNGDLARRFDTAGDLAALIVLHAVTVLLDKTLHHDLQVLRIFEESISILTESVTKSFKRFRNRGFTNRPADHNRLPSGKIMTATQRDQRDRKVAQRNREDLSVLLELRDIEDELSTLLKLLDQQETVSKRMVEYFEAKGYGKMFLDTAMSRLGEYRSQIGEMKENSHDAQKAVETLLDLKQKQANVDESKMTRWQAEVTQNQSRAVMVFTIFTVIFLPLSFFTSLFGINAREWSGIKENLSLNLMFEIAAPASVALIAFTLLMAFSENLREAVSKSHKIGTGFLREFLLHPIRTFFRWDRLTNRAPSVVVPEDSAMRKRLDQYLGYESHNTKLDEDIWENWQADKDILSVLYNQKTKPKPKPITERVGERMESLSEKVRQMSESKV; this is translated from the exons ATGGGTCCGGAGCCCCTATCGTCGCGCGGGCCCTTGTTCGAGGTGATCCAGGTCGCGCCCGACACGAACGTCGA TATCGTGGCCGTGCCTGCGATCGGGGCCGACCACCGAAAAGCATGGACACCCCCCCGCTCGCGCTGCTGGCTGGAAACGGACTCGTTCCAGCATATGCCCCGGGCGCGCGTGCTGCTGTACGACCAAGGCGAACTGCACGATGGCGACACGCTGGATGTGCTCGGACGGCGATTTCTGCACCAGTTGCTTCACGAGCGCAAACACAGC AACCCGCGCAGacccatcttcttcatctgccACAGCACCGGCGGCCTCGTGGTTAAACAAGCGTTGGCACTCGCGGCCCGTCCCGAGTCGCACCCGGCCATTCTGACCAGTTGCCATGGTATTGCCTTTCTAGCCACTCCGCATCAGGGATCTACCTATCTCTCCGCAGACGAGTATGAGGCTAGCATCGGCCGTCTGTTGCATCTCAGACAGGCCATTCCGCGGTCGGTCAGAGATCAGCTTCGGCCCCGACAGCAGGGGCTATGGCACCTCTCCAACCAGTTCAAGGCCATGTCGGCGGATATGAAAGTTTGGACTTTCCTGGAGACTGTCGACTCGACTCTGCGGATCGTTGACACCGAATCAGCCAATTCTACGGACTTCCACGCGCCAATCACTTCGATTCGATCGGGTTTGCTGGACATCGAGCATGAGAAGGAAGTGCCCATGGCCACTGACCATGCTGGGACGGCAAGTTTCCAGGGACAGGAGTCTGCGTTGGAAAGCTTTCTGACCAACCTTGGGTCGGCCGTGACTACTGCTGTCATGCTGTCGAGGGAGAAAGACACTCCGCTGGAGGTTGAGAAAGAGGTCATGATTCAAGTGAATGGTTTCTTCGAGGATCCCTCTCTGGGTGTCAGTGATGAAACACCTTTGAAACTGTGGTCTACGAACATTTCCTTGGAAGAGTATCTAACCGATGGCCCGTCGGCGTGTTTGCGGGATAGACTGAAACGAGCTAGCAAGCGCCAGTCTGGTGGCTTCGATGATTCGTCGCTGAGCAGTCATGGTACTCGACACTCGGTGTCGCATATTCCTGTTCCAGAGACAGGTCACCTAAATGAGCCCGAGTCTCACCATGAGGAAAGGCCATCACGACCACCTCTCATACGACAAAGCCACAGTTTCGCCGGGTCGGGGCCGCAGTCTCCTGAAATCCACATAACCGGACCTCTCAACAGGGAGACGAGTGAAAGTCCTCCCCCACCGGCGGCTCGAAAGAGGCAGAATTCTATTACCAGAGCTTTAAACCCACTTCTATTCAAGTATCACAAGCGGACAACATCGGACAGTAGCTCCCAGACGGGAGAGTCGAGTTCGCGCCCACCGTC acaaTCTGGGTTTTTGTCCATCCCGATATCCACCCGAGATCGCATCAACCAGGATGTCGAATCGTCGGATATCCCCAGATCAGTGCCACGATTTGATCGACCGGAGCCCGATACCGAAAAGCTACTTTGGATCCATGTTCCCTACACACATACTGGATGGGTATCACAAGTGATCCGGCAAGCCTGTCATGATCGCCATGAGCCCGATTT TCTCCGGAAATTTGTCAACGAGGAAAACTGGTACTCGAATCTCAACAGAGCTCGCCATTCAGAACCTCACGCCCGGTTTGTCCGACCGAAATGTATTCATTCGCGACACATGGACGATTTAAAAGGCACCAAAGCGGAGGATGCAGACGATCCTCAGTTGGCCTTATAC GTCCCTTAT CTCCATTGGGATACATACCGAAATTTGATCCAACGTCGCAAAGTCGTCGAGCAAAGACTAGCCCAGGGACGAACAATCCCCGTCCCAAGCCGGATCTCACAGTCTAGTCAGGAGGCACAGCTGATCTGGAAATATCTCGGCTGCGAACCCCCCGTTCATTTTCGGCGTACGCTCGATCAATTCGGGTATCCGAACCTGCGGTCTACCGTCGCCCGCGATGATGATCAGATGCTCTGGAAACGCACCAGAAAAACTGTACGAGTGGATGACCAGCTGCGCGAGTACCTAGAGCCACAACAGGGCGAACTCGATGATTCGGACGCGGAGGAGTTTATGGATGGCAAGGTGCTGATGGTGGATCAgctctggctctggatcgtcgacgagaagacgaTTGTGACTTTCTTTCCAAACCAGGAAGCGACCACCTCCGAGGGAAAACTATACGAACAGTCTAATCTGCACAGTAGTATCTACAATGAGCTGAATGGGGATTTAGCCCGCCGATTCGATACGGCCGGGGATCTCGCTGCGTTGATTGTGTTGCACGCTGTCACTGTTCTGTTAGACAAGACATTGCATCATGACCTGCAGGTCCTTCGTATCTTCGAAGAGTCGATCAGCATTCTA ACTGAATCCGTCACGAAATCATTTAAACGCTTCCGCAATCGCGGCTTCACCAATCGTCCAGCAGACCACAACCGCCTCCCCAGTGGTAAGATAATGACAGCCACGCAGCGCGATCAGCGCGATCGTAAAGTTGCACAGCGGAACCGCGAGGACCTATCGGTTCTATTGGAACTGCGCGATATCGAGGACGAGCTGTCCACGCTGTTGAAACTGCTTGACCAACAGGAGACCGTGTCCAAGAGAATGGTCGAGTACTTCGAAGCCAAGGGATACGGGAAGATGTTCCTCGATACGGCAATGTCAAGGCTCGGGGAGTATCGATCGCAGATCggcgagatgaaggagaattCGCATGACGCGCAGAAAGCG GTGGAGACACTCCTCGATCTCAAGCAGAAACAAGCCAATGTTGACGAGTCCAAAATGACTCGATGGCAGGCGGAGGTGACGCAGAATCAGTCGCGGGCTGTGATGGTCTTCACCATCTTTACCGTCAT CTTCCTCCCGCTGTCTTTCTTCACTTCGCTGTTTGGGATCAACGCTCGCGAATGGAGCGGGATCAAAGAGAACCTGTCTCTGAACTTGATGTTTGAAATTGCCG CACCCGCCTCTGTCGCGCTCATCGCATTCACTCTCCTAATGGCCTTCAGTGAGAACCTACGCGAGGCGGTCTCCAAATCCCACAAGATAGGCACCGGATTCCTGAGAGAGTTTCTTCTCCACCCCATCCGCACTTTTTTTCGCTGGGACCGGCTGACGAATCGCGCGCCCTCTGTCGTGGTGCCCGAGGACTCGGCGATGCGCAAGCGCCTTGATCAATATCTCGGCTATGAGAGTCATAATACGAAGCTTGATGAGGATATTTGGGAAAACTGGCAAGCGGATAAGGATATCCTCTCAGTGTTGTATAACCAGAAAACGAAAccgaagccgaagccgaTTACGGAGCGGGTGGGTGAGCGGATGGAGTCATTGTCGGAGAAGGTGAGGCAGATGAGTGAGTCGAAGGTGTAA